The segment GCCGGGCACACCCTCGACCTGTGGCCCGGCAGCGTCGTCGGCACCGACGACCTCGACCTGATGCGCGCCAAACTCGGCTACACCGCCCTGCAGGCCCACCTCGGCGAACTCGTCATCCGCCTGGCGGAAACCCACGGCCTGCCCGAGGACCACGCCTGGCGCATCGTGCGCGACATCGTCGACGAAACCTACGACGAGACCTTCTCCACCGAAGACCACGCCTACTTCACCGCACCGACCATCGGCCACAAAGCCCTCGTCCGGATGCGCCTCGCCGGCCAGGGCGACATCTACATCCCGGTCAAGAACCCACTCCATGGCTGAACTCCCCAACCACGTCACCGCTGCGCTGCGGCGCCTGCCGGCACCGGCCTGCGCCTACCTCTACGACACCCAGGCCCTGCGCGACCGTGCAGCCACGCTGCGGGCCGCGCTTCCTGACAACACCCGATTCCTGTACGCGGTGAAAGCCAACGGTCACCCCGACGTCGTCCGCACCCTCGCCCAGGTATGCGACGGACTCGAAGTCGCCTCCCTCGGCGAACTCCGGCTCGCCACCGACGCCGGCGCCCGCCGCATCGCCTTCGCCGGCCCCGGCAAAACCGACGCCGAACTCGCCGCCGCCGTCACCGCCGGCGCCCTGCTCAACGTCGAAAGCACCCACGAACTGCACCGCCTCGCCGGCCTCGGCCTGCAAACCGACATCTGCATCCGGGTCAACCGCACCGGCACCGGCCTGACCGGCAGCCACACCATGACCGGCATCGCCACCCCGTTCGGCGTCGACGAAACCCAGCTACCCGCCCTGCTCGCCGACATCCCACCCGGCCTGAACGTCATCGGCTTCCACCTGCACGCCGTCTCCAACAACCTCGACGGCGCCGCCCACGCCGCCTTCCTCACCGACGCCATCACCTGGTCCATCGGCACCGCCCAGAAACACGGCATCGGCCTGCGCGTGATCAACGCCGGCGGCGGCTTCGGCATCGACTACGAATCCGGCGACTCCATCGACCTCACCCCGCTGGCCGCCGTCACCGT is part of the Actinoplanes sp. NBC_00393 genome and harbors:
- a CDS encoding alanine racemase; this encodes MAELPNHVTAALRRLPAPACAYLYDTQALRDRAATLRAALPDNTRFLYAVKANGHPDVVRTLAQVCDGLEVASLGELRLATDAGARRIAFAGPGKTDAELAAAVTAGALLNVESTHELHRLAGLGLQTDICIRVNRTGTGLTGSHTMTGIATPFGVDETQLPALLADIPPGLNVIGFHLHAVSNNLDGAAHAAFLTDAITWSIGTAQKHGIGLRVINAGGGFGIDYESGDSIDLTPLAAVTVPDGLELLLEPGRYLAADAGWYAAEVLDLKTTHGRVFAVLRGGTHHFRLPAAWGYSHPFTVLPVDTWDRPYPRPAVTDAEVDAVGELCTPRDVLTRGHPVTHLRVGDLLVFARAGAYGWDISHHDFLRHDPPDFLIL